The following are encoded in a window of Haliaeetus albicilla chromosome 1, bHalAlb1.1, whole genome shotgun sequence genomic DNA:
- the LOC104324500 gene encoding transmembrane protease serine 11E-like — protein MERPMNRIEPWKIAVIVVSVIAGLAFVIGLITFFLCHDQDRYYNASFLITNVKYDPQYKRQTTEEFRRLSQEIETMISAVFKGSFLRKRYIRSHVVSLSPDPGGVLASVVLVFKFASADSKAMSWGHVNNVLRRRLKTSSTFLNVDQSTLRLTELNKEKGENLLNNCCGIRRQTFSFTGVERIIGGQRAQEGEWPWQASIQLDGTHRCGASVISNTWLVTAAHCFRGGRDPGRWTASFGIWLRPPKQKKFVRRIIIHEKYDDFFLNHKYDVAVVELTSAIEFTSDVHSVCLPEASHIFPDNTSCFVTGWGALENDGYSVNQLRQAEVKIISTATCNRRQVYGGAITPGMLCAGYLEGQVDACQGDSGGPLVHADSRGIWYLVGIVSWGDECGKPNKPGVYTRVTYYRNWINAKTGI, from the exons ATGGAGAGACCAATGAACCGTATAGAACCATGGAAGATAGCAGTCATCGTTGTGTCGGTGATAGCAGGCTTAGCCTTCGTCATTGGCttgattacattttttttgtgcCATG ATCAGGATCGATATTACAATGCATCTTTCCTAATCACCAATGTCAAGTACGACCCTCAATACAAAAGGCAAACCACAGAAGAGTTCAGGCGCCTGAGCCAAGAGATTGAAACCATG ATATCTGCAGTGTTCAAGGGGTCCTTTCTAAGAAAAAGGTACATCAGGTCCCATGTTGTCAGTCTCAG CCCAGATCCTGGTGGAGTGCTTGCATCTGTTGTTCTGGTATTTAAATTTGCCTCAGCTGACAGTAAGGCAATGAGCTGGGGTCACGTCAACAATGTGTTACGCAGAAGGCTGAAAACAAGCTCCACATTCTTGAATGTTGACCAGTCTACCCTTAGACTCACAG agttgaataaggaaaaaggagaaaaccttTTAAACAACT GCTGTGGAATACGAAGACAGACATTCTCCTTCACAGGAGTGGAGAGAATAATTGGCGGGCAGCGTGCACAGGAGGGGGAATGGCCATGGCAGGCTAGTATTCAGCTTGATGGGACCCATCGCTGTGGTGCATCGGTGATCAGTAATACGTGGCTAGTGACTGCAGCCCACTGCTTTAGAGG AGGAAGAGATCCTGGGAGGTGGACTGCCAGCTTTGGAATTTGGCTAAGacctccaaaacagaaaaaattcgTCCGAAGAATTATCATTCATGAAAAATACGATGACTTTTTCCTTAATCATAAATATGATGTGGCTGTTGTGGAACTTACCTCTGCTATTGAGTTCACAAGTGATGTGCACAGTGTCTGTCTTCCTGAAGCATCTCATATTTTCCCAGACAACACTTCCTGTTTTGTCACAGGTTGGGGAGCTTTGGAGAATGATG GCTACAGTGTTAATCAGCTTCGACAAGCAGAAGTGAAAATTATAAGTACTGCGACTTGTAATAGAAGACAAGTGTACGGTGGAGCAATAACACCTGGAATGTTGTGTGCTGGATACTTGGAGGGGCAGGTGGATGCCTGCCAG GGTGACTCTGGTGGGCCACTGGTGCATGCAGACTCCAGAGGAATCTGGTATCTTGTGGGAATAGTGAGCTGGGGAGATGAATGTGGCAAGCCAAATAAACCAGGAGTGTACACGCGAGTGACTTACTATCGAAACTGGATCAACGCCAAAACAGGCATCTGA